The Bubalus kerabau isolate K-KA32 ecotype Philippines breed swamp buffalo chromosome X, PCC_UOA_SB_1v2, whole genome shotgun sequence genome has a segment encoding these proteins:
- the GPR50 gene encoding melatonin-related receptor, with protein sequence MGRTLAVPTPYGCIGCKLPQPDYPPALIVFMFCAMVITIVVDLIGNSMVILAVSKNRKLRNSGNAFVVSLSVADMLVAIYPYPLMLHAMAIGGWDLSKLQCQMMGFITGLSVVGSVFNIMAIAINRYCYICHSLQYERIFSVRNTCIFLAVTWIMTVLAVLPNMYIGTIEYDPRTYTCIFNYVNNPAFAVTIVCIHFVLPLLIVGFCYMKIWIKVLAARDPAGQNPDNQLAEVRNFLTMFVIFLLFAVCWCPINALTVLVAVSPKEMADKIPNWVYLAAYFIAYFNSCLNAVIYGVLNENFRREYWTIFHAMRHPVLFLSGLLTDVREMQEAQAHARARAHARAQAREQDRARACAAVEEIPMSVRNVPLPGHGAAGQPECVSGHPKPASGHSRSASAHRKSASARPKSASGQSKCATVYPKPASVHFKPSSVYFKADSVYFKPSSSHPKPVTGPSKTAISPATSFPKPTTGYTQHATIHSEPTTPDYLEPITTSHSKPVIASHSELAASCHLECDIFDLSDPTSSPASDSSDSAASLLDPTAAAAATVDPTVVTTDYHEVVFIDVDADSDEMAV encoded by the exons ATGGGACGCACCCTGGCGGTCCCTACCCCATACGGCTGTATCGGCTGCAAACTGCCACAACCGGACTACCCACCGGCTCTAATCGTCTTTATGTTCTGTGCAATGGTTATCACCATCGTCGTAGACCTGATTGGCAACTCCATGGTCATTTTGGCTGTGTCGAAGAACAGGAAGCTCCGAAACTCTG GCAACGCCTTTGTGGTTAGCCTCTCTGTGGCTGATATGCTGGTGGCCATCTACCCCTATCCTCTGATGCTACATGCCATGGCCATCGGTGGCTGGGATCTCAGCAAGTTACAGTGCCAGATGATGGGGTTCATCACAGGCCTGAGTGTGGTCGGTTCTGTCTTCAACATCATGGCCATCGCCATCAACCGTTACTGCTACATCTGCCACAGCCTCCAGTATGAGCGCATCTTTAGTGTGCGCAATACCTGCATTTTTCTGGCTGTCACCTGGATCATGACGGTTCTGGCTGTCTTACCCAACATGTACATTGGCACCATCGAGTATGATCCTCGCACCTACACCTGCATCTTTAACTATGTGAACAACCCTGCCTTTGCTGTGACCATTGTCTGCATCCACTTTGTCCTTCCTCTGCTCATAGTGGGTTTCTGCTACATGAAGATCTGGATCAAAGTGCTGGCAGCTCGTGACCCGGCTGGACAGAACCCGGACAACCAGCTTGCTGAGGTTCGCAATTTTCTAACCATGTTTGTGATCTTCCTCCTCTTTGCAGTGTGCTGGTGCCCTATCAACGCGCTCACTGTTCTGGTGGCTGTCAGTCCAAAGGAGATGGCAGACAAGATCCCCAACTGGGTTTATCTTGCAGCTTACTTTATAGCCTACTTCAATAGCTGCCTCAACGCGGTGATCTATGGTGTCCTCAATGAGAATTTCCGAAGAGAATACTGGACCATCTTCCACGCGATGCGGCATCCTGTCCTGTTCCTCTCTGGCCTCCTCACTGATGTCCGTGAGATGCAGGAGGCCCAAGCCCATGCCCGCGCCCGTGCCCATGCCCGTGCACAAGCCCGTGAACAAGACCGTGCCCGTGCCTGTGCTGCTGTGGAGGAAATACCGATGAGCGTCCGGAATGTTCCCCTACCTGGTCATGGTGCAGCTGGCCAACCTGAGTGTGTCTCTGGCCACCCTAAGCCAGCCTCTGGCCATTCCAGGTCTGCCTCTGCCCACCGCAAATCTGCCTCTGCTCGCCCTAAGTCTGCCTCGGGCCAGTCCAAGTGTGCCACTGTCTATCCTAAACCAGCCTCTGTCCATTTCAAGCCTTCCTCTGTCTATTTCAAGGCCGACTCTGTCTATTTCAAGCCTTCCTCCAGCCACCCCAAGCCTGTCACTGGTCCCTCTAAGACTGCCATCAGCCCTGCCACCAGCTTCCCCAAACCCACCACTGGCTACACCCAGCATGCTACCATTCACTCTGAGCCCACCACTCCTGACTATCTCGAGCCCATCACCACTAGCCACTCTAAGCCTGTCATCGCCAGCCATTCTGAGCTTGCAGCCTCCTGCCACCTGGAGTGTGACATCTTTGACCTCTCTGACCCTACCTCCAGCCCTGCCAGTGACTCCTCCGACTCTGCTGCCAGCTTGCTGGACcctaccgctgctgctgctgccactgttGACCCCACTGTGGTCACCACTGATTACCATGAGGTTGTATTTATTGATGTTGATGCTGATTCTGATGAAATGGCTGTGTAA